The proteins below come from a single Eucalyptus grandis isolate ANBG69807.140 chromosome 3, ASM1654582v1, whole genome shotgun sequence genomic window:
- the LOC120291508 gene encoding ATP phosphoribosyltransferase 2, chloroplastic-like, translating into MQDGEGRKIRLGVLSKGCMVEDTLGLLKDCGLPVTRDNDRQYSAEIPQLPNVEVCFHRPKEIVTLLVSGHLDVGIVSSYAVSEYGPGDDDLITVHNALGYGHCHLSLAIPKNGIFERINSVKELAQMPHWTEENPLRVVTGLPNLGRKFMKENGLKHVSILTADGALEGFPQRGGADVILDIVCSGTTLRANNFKEIEGGTVLVSQVVLVARRKSLMQREDVRDTTQQIFERVEAHLKAVCQFTVTANGRSAKEVAKQVCNQPSLSGLQFPIPNPYLVLCKRNGEVVGDHNAMVGCIPKTKFYSSVQQLKADRGSRVLVSPSTYIFNEEALGWQQLLSKFGL; encoded by the exons ATGCAAGACGGCGAGGGGAGAAAGATCCGGCTCGGTGTGCTGAGCAAAGGGTGCATGGTCGAGGATACTCTCGGCCTCCTCAAG GATTGCGGATTGCCAGTCACGCGGGATAATGATCGACAGTATTCTGCAGAAATTCCACAG CTCCCTAATGTGGAAGTCTGTTTCCATCGACCAAAGGAGATTGTCACACTACTGGTTTCTGGACATCTAGATGTTGGAATAGTGAGTTCCTATGCAGTTAGTGAATATGGACCG GGTGACGATGATCTTATTACTGTTCACAATGCTCTTGGTTATGGGCATTGCCACTTGTCTCTCGCA ATTCCCAAAAACGGGATCTTTGAGAGGATCAATTCGGTGAAGGAGCTAGCACAAATGCCCCATTGGACTGAAGAGAATCCACTCCGTGTTGTTACTGGTTTACCCAAT CTGGGGCGTAAGttcatgaaagaaaatggaCTGAAGCATGTGAGCATTTTAACTGCTGACGGAGCATTGGAGGGATTTCCCCAg AGAGGCGGGGCTGATGTTATTTTGGATATTGTATGTAGTGGGACAACATTAAGGGCAaataatttcaaagaaattgaaggtgGCACAGTGTTGGTAAGCCAG GTTGTTCTTGTGGCAAGAAGGAAGTCACTAATGCAACGGGAAGATGTTCGTGATACAACTCAACAGATTTTTGAAAGAGTGGAGGCACATCTCAAGGCAGTTTGCCAGTTCACG GTAACAGCGAACGGGAGGAGTGCAAAGGAAGTCGCTAAGCAAGTATGCAATCAACCATCGCTCTCTGGTTTGCAG TTTCCAATTCCAAACCCCTACCTAGTCCTTTGCAAAAGAAATGGAGAAGTGGTTGGGGACCACAATGCAATGGTTGGTTGCATTCCAAAAACGAAGTTCTATAGCTCTGTGCAGCAGTTGAAAGCAG ATCGGGGTAGTCGAGTTCTAGTATCTCCATCGACTTACATTTTCAATGAAGAGGCTCTCGGATGGCAGCAGCTTCTGTCCAAATTTGGGCTTTAG
- the LOC104452585 gene encoding ATP phosphoribosyltransferase 1, chloroplastic: protein AAAARRRNGVRVDVARLAAPRPPAAPPPRRPRSRLRSPPSPAAPTRPLSSPLWPRGSSAAPPPSSTAVVVSNGRPDGERREVRFGLPSKGRMAEDTLGLLKDCQLSVKQVNPRQYVAEIPQLSNLQVWFQRPKDIVKKLLSGDLDIGIVGFDTVSEHGQGNEDLIIVHEALDYGDCHLSLAIPKYGIFEKINSVKELAQMPQWTAEKPLRVATGFGYLGPKFMKENGLKHVSFSTGEGALEAAPAMGTADVILDLVSSGTTLKENNLKEIEGGTVLESQAVLVASRKSLIQREGVLGAMREILERLEAHLKAGQFKVTANMRGSSAEEVAKRVLSQPSLSGLQGPTVSPVFRKRNGEVVVDYYAIVICVPKKELYSSVQQLRAIGGSGVLVSPLTYIFDEETPRWQQLLSKLGPR, encoded by the exons gccgccgccgctcgccgccgcaaTGGCGTCCGCGTCGATGTCGCTCGTCTCGCCGCCCCGCGGCCCCCAGCAGCGCCTCCTCCTCGCCGTCCTCGGTCGCGCCTCCGCTCTCCGCCTTCTCCCGCCGCGCCCACACGTCCATTATCTTCTCCCCTGTGGCCCCGAGGATCGTCTGCTGCTCCTCCGCCGTCCTCCACAGCCGTCGTGGTCTCCAACGGCAGGCCGGATGGTGAGCGGAGGGAGGTCCGGTTCGGCCTGCCGAGCAAGGGGCGCATGGCCGAGGACACGCTCGGCCTCCTCAAG GATTGCCAATTGTCAGTCAAGCAGGTGAATCCTCGCCAGTATGTTGCAGAAATTCCACAG CTCTCTAATTTGCAAGTCTGGTTTCAGCGACCAAAGGACattgtaaaaaaattgttatctgGAGATCTAGACATTGGAATAGTGGGTTTTGACACAGTTAGTGAACATGGACAG GGTAATGAAGATCTTATTATTGTTCATGAAGCTCTTGATTATGGGGATTGCCATTTGTCTCTCGCG ATTCCCAAATATGGGATCTTTGAGAAGATTAATTCAGTGAAGGAGCTTGCGCAAATGCCCCAATGGACTGCAGAGAAACCACTCAGAGTTGCTACCGGTTTTGGCTAT CTGGGGCCTAAGttcatgaaagaaaatggaCTGAAGCATGTGAGCTTTTCAACTGGTGAAGGAGCATTGGAGGCAGCTCCTGCG ATGGGGACTGCTGATGTTATTTTGGACCTTGTAAGTAGTGGGACAACATTAAAGGAAAAtaacttaaaagaaattgaaggtgGGACAGTGTTGGAAAGTCAG GCTGTTCTTGTGGCAAGCAGGAAGTCACTAATCCAACGGGAAGGTGTTCTTGGTGCAATGcgtgagattcttgaaagattGGAGGCACATCTTAAAGCAGGCCAGTTTAAG GTAACAGCAAACATGAGGGGGAGTAGTGCAGAGGAAGTTGCTAAGCGAGTACTCAGTCAACCATCACTCTCTGGTTTGCAG GGACCTACCGTAAGTCCAGTCTTTCGCAAACGTAATGGAGAAGTGGTTGTAGACTATTATGCAATAGTCATTTGTGTTCCTAAAAAGGAGCTCTATAGCTCTGTGCAGCAGTTGAGAGCA ATCGGGGGTAGTGGAGTTCTAGTGTCTCCGTTGACGTACATTTTCGATGAGGAGACTCCCAGATGGCAGCAGCTTCTGTCCAAACTCGGGCCTCGGTAG